A DNA window from Chitinibacter fontanus contains the following coding sequences:
- the miaA gene encoding tRNA (adenosine(37)-N6)-dimethylallyltransferase MiaA has protein sequence MTKHSLPPAIFIMGPTASGKTAAAMHLLESGLPVELISVDSALVFRDMDVGTAKPTREELQRAPHHLIDIIDPTEVYSAAQFRTDARALMDDITARGKVPVLVGGTMLYFNTLEQGIHDLPEADAALREQIHTDALKLGWPAMHERLVALDPITAARLSPNDSQRIERAIEICILAGRPMSAILAEPTQDTLQYNLLKIALLPSDRAVLHQRIETRYDTMLSGGLVEEVKMLREKYPLNLDLPSMRCVGYRQTWEYLDGEIDLKTSREKGIAATRQLAKRQMTWLRGMENLTTLDCLSKDLTQVVSNRCVTQITTK, from the coding sequence ATGACAAAGCATTCACTACCTCCCGCCATCTTCATCATGGGCCCGACCGCCAGCGGCAAAACCGCCGCAGCGATGCATTTGCTCGAATCGGGCTTACCCGTTGAACTGATTTCGGTCGACTCAGCCTTGGTGTTTCGCGATATGGATGTTGGCACAGCCAAACCCACGCGCGAAGAATTGCAGCGTGCGCCACATCATTTAATCGATATTATTGACCCAACCGAAGTCTATTCGGCCGCGCAATTTCGCACCGACGCCCGTGCGCTGATGGATGACATCACCGCGCGCGGTAAAGTACCAGTGCTGGTCGGTGGCACGATGTTGTATTTCAATACACTAGAACAAGGCATTCATGATTTGCCAGAAGCAGATGCGGCGCTGCGCGAGCAAATCCATACCGATGCGCTGAAATTAGGCTGGCCCGCGATGCACGAACGCCTCGTGGCGCTCGACCCGATCACCGCCGCGCGCCTGTCACCCAATGACTCGCAACGGATCGAGCGCGCGATTGAGATTTGCATTCTGGCTGGCAGGCCGATGTCGGCGATTTTAGCCGAACCAACACAAGACACGCTGCAATATAATTTGCTCAAAATTGCACTCTTGCCTAGCGATCGGGCGGTACTTCATCAGCGCATTGAAACGCGCTACGACACGATGCTCAGCGGCGGTTTGGTTGAAGAAGTAAAAATGCTGCGAGAAAAATATCCGCTCAATCTTGATCTACCATCAATGCGCTGCGTGGGCTATCGCCAGACTTGGGAATATCTCGATGGCGAAATCGACCTAAAAACCAGTAGAGAAAAAGGTATCGCGGCGACACGGCAATTGGCCAAACGGCAAATGACCTGGCTCAGGGGGATGGAAAATCTGACTACACTGGATTGCTTATCGAAAGACCTAACCCAAGTTGTGAGCAATCGGTGTGTAACTCAGATCACAACAAAATAA
- a CDS encoding PEP-CTERM sorting domain-containing protein yields the protein MKLKHLALAFASAFTFGSAQAAFIPVGVQNDLSFTQVTGNWGWTLAYSNSYSSTDSIDNLFANVKAGQWVMIGARKHGTDVIDVAAAAKIEDVKTFTSLNTTHSANGSEWYYNNYSIGFAGLGQTISQNQADTNGSNERSRLSWHTVGAGGPNQVPTALNYGGWRSGNNLNLNGSNAFDRVIFTANVAPVPEPETYALMGMGLVGLLAARRRKAKQA from the coding sequence ATGAAACTCAAACATTTGGCACTGGCATTCGCTTCTGCATTCACGTTTGGTTCCGCTCAAGCTGCATTTATCCCTGTTGGAGTTCAGAATGACCTGTCATTCACACAGGTTACTGGCAATTGGGGTTGGACATTAGCCTATAGCAATAGCTATAGCAGCACGGATTCAATTGATAATTTGTTCGCCAATGTAAAAGCAGGGCAATGGGTTATGATTGGAGCTCGAAAGCATGGCACTGATGTTATTGATGTTGCAGCTGCTGCCAAAATAGAAGATGTAAAAACATTTACCAGTTTGAATACTACCCATTCAGCAAATGGCAGCGAATGGTACTACAATAATTACTCAATCGGTTTTGCTGGTTTGGGACAAACAATTAGCCAAAACCAAGCAGATACAAACGGATCGAATGAACGCAGCCGCCTAAGTTGGCACACAGTTGGGGCTGGCGGCCCCAATCAAGTGCCAACAGCTCTAAATTATGGGGGCTGGCGTAGTGGCAATAACCTAAATCTTAATGGTTCAAATGCATTTGACCGCGTTATTTTTACAGCTAACGTAGCCCCTGTCCCAGAACCAGAAACCTATGCTTTGATGGGCATGGGATTGGTTGGTTTGTTGGCTGCACGTCGTCGTAAAGCAAAACAAGCTTAA
- a CDS encoding MarC family protein — protein MAGYLMVVIDILLVAYISWLTLRASTKLYRLLGEDGISAISRIMGFMLICIGGQFVINGIGNLLHDPAFWPLAK, from the coding sequence CTGGCTGGTTATCTGATGGTCGTGATCGACATCTTGCTGGTGGCGTATATTTCATGGCTCACGCTACGCGCTTCGACCAAGCTGTACCGTTTGCTCGGCGAAGATGGCATTAGCGCCATCTCGCGCATCATGGGCTTTATGTTAATTTGCATTGGCGGGCAGTTTGTGATTAACGGCATTGGCAATTTACTGCACGACCCGGCTTTTTGGCCGTTAGCGAAATAA